A single region of the Acanthopagrus latus isolate v.2019 chromosome 11, fAcaLat1.1, whole genome shotgun sequence genome encodes:
- the si:ch211-247n2.1 gene encoding calcium-activated potassium channel subunit beta-2 isoform X1: MLGDNCSDSPTVNFCLTPPSEIRWVVPSGSNGGLQFPHSSHTMFLWAGSKATDGRSDQRSIYQKIREYEVLDRRKTVTALRAGEDRAILLGLSMVFLSVMMYFVLGITILRSYSDSVWTDETSCTIVNCTIVWDVNCSYSCGAECWKGSRYPCLQVYVSLNSSGKVIRLFHNEETQDSNPECFYIPKCHKDYAATHAIVQNISERLRSQHTVQCFVDPKDRTGSAIMTQIYGQVAVFHSLFWPSCTLIGGTIIIAMVKLTQYLSIMSERLNRIKT; the protein is encoded by the exons ATGTTAGGGGACAACTGCTCCGACAGTCCGACCGTCAACTTCTGTCTGACACCACCGTCAGAAATCAG GTGGGTCGTCCCCTCTGGCAGCAACGGTGGACTCCAGTTCCCTCATTCCTCACATACGATGTTCCTGTGGGCAGGAAGTAAAGCCACAGATGGCCGAAGTGACCAAAG atccaTCTACCAGAAGATTCGAGAGTATGAGGTCCTGGACAGGAGGAAGACGGTGACAGCTCTGAgggcaggagaggacagagccATCCTGCTGGGCCTCAGCATGGTCTTCCTGTCCGTCATGATGTACTTCGTCCTGGGAATCACCATCCTGCGCTCCTACTCCGACAG TGTCTGGACGGACGAGACGAGCTGCACCATCGTGAACTGCACCATCGTGTGGGATGTGAACTGTTCGTACAGCTGTGGAGCAGAGTGCTGGAAGGGCTCCCGTTACCCGTGTCTGCAGGTCTACGTCAGCCTCAACTCCTCGGGGAAGGTCATTCGACTGTTTCACAACGAGGAGACGCAGGACAGCAACCCTGAG tgCTTCTACATCCCAAAGTGCCATAAGGACTACGCAGCCACACATGCAATAGTTCAGAACATCTCTGAGCGCCTCAGGTCTCAGCACACGGTCCAGTGTTTCGTGGACCCCAAAGACAGAACGGGCAGCGCAATTATGACGCAGATCTACGGCCAGGTCGCCGTCTTCCACTCCCTCTTCTGGCCGAGCTGCACTTTGATCGGAGGAACCATCATCATCGCCATGGTGAAGCTGACCCAGTATCTGTCCATCATGAGCGAGCGACTGAACCGCATTAAGACGTGA
- the si:ch211-247n2.1 gene encoding calcium-activated potassium channel subunit beta-2 isoform X2, which translates to MFLWAGSKATDGRSDQRSIYQKIREYEVLDRRKTVTALRAGEDRAILLGLSMVFLSVMMYFVLGITILRSYSDSVWTDETSCTIVNCTIVWDVNCSYSCGAECWKGSRYPCLQVYVSLNSSGKVIRLFHNEETQDSNPECFYIPKCHKDYAATHAIVQNISERLRSQHTVQCFVDPKDRTGSAIMTQIYGQVAVFHSLFWPSCTLIGGTIIIAMVKLTQYLSIMSERLNRIKT; encoded by the exons ATGTTCCTGTGGGCAGGAAGTAAAGCCACAGATGGCCGAAGTGACCAAAG atccaTCTACCAGAAGATTCGAGAGTATGAGGTCCTGGACAGGAGGAAGACGGTGACAGCTCTGAgggcaggagaggacagagccATCCTGCTGGGCCTCAGCATGGTCTTCCTGTCCGTCATGATGTACTTCGTCCTGGGAATCACCATCCTGCGCTCCTACTCCGACAG TGTCTGGACGGACGAGACGAGCTGCACCATCGTGAACTGCACCATCGTGTGGGATGTGAACTGTTCGTACAGCTGTGGAGCAGAGTGCTGGAAGGGCTCCCGTTACCCGTGTCTGCAGGTCTACGTCAGCCTCAACTCCTCGGGGAAGGTCATTCGACTGTTTCACAACGAGGAGACGCAGGACAGCAACCCTGAG tgCTTCTACATCCCAAAGTGCCATAAGGACTACGCAGCCACACATGCAATAGTTCAGAACATCTCTGAGCGCCTCAGGTCTCAGCACACGGTCCAGTGTTTCGTGGACCCCAAAGACAGAACGGGCAGCGCAATTATGACGCAGATCTACGGCCAGGTCGCCGTCTTCCACTCCCTCTTCTGGCCGAGCTGCACTTTGATCGGAGGAACCATCATCATCGCCATGGTGAAGCTGACCCAGTATCTGTCCATCATGAGCGAGCGACTGAACCGCATTAAGACGTGA